The Carassius auratus strain Wakin chromosome 21, ASM336829v1, whole genome shotgun sequence sequence GTGCTAAGAATGTCTCTTCAGCTGTTCTCTCTTTGCTTAAGGAATGTTTTTCTAAAATAAGGAAAATAATGCTCTGAACAAATTTAAGAAATTTAAAAAGTGATCCAAACCAGGGGTACTTAATCAGTTTCTATGGGACACCTGAAAGATTTTGCTGTATTAAACCTATTAAACAGGCATTATGACTTCAAATAGACATGTTAGGACTGTTAACTGgttttaaaaatatgataaaatattctGATTAATGCTTGTTACTTATTAAACAAAGCAATTCAATTTAGTAGTAAAGCATTCATAGACTGTCATATATATAGACTTCAGTAGCAGATTTCTTTACTCTTCTTCTCATTAACGTTTCTACTAATGACAGTGCGTTTTGTTTGTATAAATTGAGCTTTGGTGCTAACTGCATGCCATTATACAAAGAGTGCAAATGACTTGTTAATCTGGGTTTCATTCATGAATTCATTTGTGAAAGGAGGGGTACTTGAGCCTTATTGATGGGGCAGTTGAGGCACATAAGACAAAATGGTTGGGAAACACAGCTCTAGATCAAGGATTTGCTTAGAAGTTGTTGCACTCaaagaaaatactttttgcaGTAACCAAGATATGAGTAGATCAGAGGTGCAGCTGAATGCTGGGAAAACAATGATCCCGCCATAGCAGTCCTCAGAGTTACCCTCAATCTAATGGACTGATTTGATAAGGTGTGATGGGGTCTTTGTAGTGTCAGTGGGGCAGATCTTGCCTGGTTTGGGCAGGGAATGGGGGGACTCTTATTATGAAGTGGCTCCCCTTGTGGCGAGAGAGGAACAGAAAGCCACACGACCTCCTTTGTTGCAAGAGCAGCTCCAACGAACGAGCGGCAGACATTTTCTGGCTGTGGAACGGAAGGCAGTCAGTGGGTCTGCCAATCAGATGAGGTCTGGGGATCTGGGCTGGGGTGGGGGAGGGGACAGACAGTGAGAGAAAGCTTGGATTTGCTTGTAATTACTGCACCCTGTGACCTACCTCTTCCTTTCTGAGCCTCGCTGCAGAGATTCACTCCAGTAGTTGGAGGCTTGTATGTGAGTGAGACTGGATGCACCACTTCAGTTGCATGGCTCGAGGACGTCTGAATTGCTtccagacaaaaaagaaaaatcaacaagTCTATCTCATCACCTCATGCCTCGCTGTTTCTTCCCTATCAGGGGTTGATTTTAAACATGTCTCTTCAATGACAAGCGAATTGAGTGAAGCTGGAATCCTTGATGCAGGTGATCACCTGACGTTGATGCAGGTTTCTCCATGCTACTTGGGATGTGGTAGTAAGATGAGTAGTAGCTCAAAGGATTACGCATGTTCTCAGGTGCTTTCCTAGGCCAAAGAGAGCTTGATCTGCTCTGTCCGACTGTATGGGAGTCCTGTAGATGCACACTGTCTTTAGGAACGAGACCTCTGGACATCAGGCACTCTTTCTAGAGttgtgcttttttgttgttgattttgttaGAACTCAAGGATGTGGCATATTTGATGGTACCAGCATAAGGATGTTTGcacattttttgtatattttgttgtatccATCAAGGGCAGTTTTTTGGACTCTCAATGCACCTTTTCCATGAAGTCTcaaatttgtctttgtttttgcaGGGAGCTTTGAATCTACTTGCTGAAACATGGATTTGTTGCCAGTGGGTTGTTTTTTATTGCATTACAGTTGCAGGAGAGATGTTCCACATGGGCGTTGGGTCAGGCTGTCTACTTCCAGTGGACCAATAGCCAAGAACGAAAGTAACCAATTCTAACAGAACataaaaaatgagagagagagagggacaagGGTGCATTAGGAAGCAAGTCCATGCTCGGCCTCATTGTCCAGTGTGTTTTCTTTTCCTGTTCATTTTCTCATGTTGTTGGTGTTGTTGCAAATGCTATGATATTATTAAGCCTGGTCATTTTGATTATTGAATGGAGATTTTAGGTGTAATTAACCTGTAGAAAGGCTTTTGCTGAAACCAGTTATTGGGAGATACTGAATCTCTTGAAAATATTAACTTGACtcaggagtgattgacagctcAAAGCCTAGCCAATCAAAGACCTTGTTATTCAGATGTTGTTTAGACCGAACCTTTGGGAAAAGCCTCTCACGTTCCCAAAGGGTGTctaaatgtttttcctttttctttctcgCCATTGCTTGTGTTTTGTTGCCGCTAGccataaatgctgttgttttagaAACAGTGGGTCCTTTAATTTAGATCCAAACTTTAATTTGATCCGCTTTCATTCTCATTACCTCTTTAATTGTTTTAGACCGGTTATTCCTGCCACCAGCCTGGCTTGGACATTGTAAAGTTTGATCAATTGGCTTTATGCATTCTCCCCTCtccttaaaagaaaaaatattgcttACTGCTTTGATACTCCATAGTTTGCACTTACACATTTTACACAGTATTACATATGTTATGGAAATCCAGTAATTCAACAGTGTGCTTGTTTTCAGCTCTCCAGTTCGGCCAATGGGAATTCGGGCAAGAGGGAAACCATGAAGTCCGAGGGGACAAAAGAGTCTCGCAGTGATCCAGAAGAGGGTAAATACTAAATTTATTTTGATACATGAGCATTTATGATATAATGTTTATGGCAACATTTTGGTTGTTTATCGACTCATTTCACTCTTGATAGCCATGTCTTAACACATATTGACTTGTTCTTTACTGTTTagtgagttaatttttttttctaattctattttttattttttatttttggtgcaaaatttgaaatattataccTAGACCAGATGTCCAACATAAACAAGGATGATTGGgaaaactattatattatttttttttctccagaagtattgatttattatttaagtgtttaataaaacacattagCTTTAAAAATACTGGCCTTCTGGTCTCTGGCACTGGTAACTTCCATTGTAAGTGTCttacttttatgttttatgttgtgCCAAGTTGCTTTGAACCTGAAACAATCTCGTaactttttctgttatttttcttaTAGGAGGAGATGAAGATCACTCGAATGGGGAAGTCAACCCTCTCAAAGAGGCCAATGAGCTGAATGGGACCTATGAAAACACGGACACAAAGAGAACTGAACAGAGCCTTTCTGCAGGGTCACCAGCCCGATCCTCAACCGCGGAGAACGGACTGTCTGAGACTGAGCCGCCCCATGGCTCTACAGTGGGCAGTAATGGATATATTCTAAGCAAACAACAGGAAGACACAGTGTCAGCCCCACATAGGACTAACTGGTCCCCTGTATGGGGTTCCACATTGGGGCATGGGACTAAAAGCTCGCCAACTTCAGCTTCTACATTGCGACCCCCTGACCAGTGTTCTTCAAACAGTGCTGCAAGCCCAGGACCGAGTCCAATAGAGAGACAAGCGGATACAGAGACTAAAAATGGCATAGTATCAAATACACCTCCTCCAACGATACATCGCGCACGCAAAACTATGTCAAGGCCGGCCTCAAACCAGACACTAAAGGTAATGAGGATCTACCGCAGTGAAACACTCTTCTACATCAGCTGCACTAGTCATGACAGCAGTGCATTCAACACTGAACATCCCACAATGCCGTGTTTTGGTCTTTTTTTAGGTCTGCTCATGACTCATGGTCATGGATACATATAATCGCATTTCTGTTCCTCCTTCAGCTTTTGAATAGGGAAAATAAGGAGCCAGTCGTGGTGAAAGATGACAGTCTGGGCAAACCAGAGACAGTGCAGCCTCAGTCATCTCCAATCCAGAATCAGCTACCTCAAAGCCAAACTGACGCCACATCTGTACTGAACACCACACCAGCCAAGCCACAAACAGGTTATACACTGTATTACCTTTCTTTGCATCCAATAAAACTGATTGCTCTAAAGCTGTTTTGATGGGgctttacattatatttacatatattgatctatctatctatctatctatctatctatctatctatctatctatctatctatctatctatctatctatctatctatatatatatatatatatatatatatatatatatatattctgataaaacaaaataatgttattaaaaatatatatatttatctatactGGATTGATTTATACTAGTTGTTGGATACTTTATTGTGCTGATTTcaacaaattatttataaatcactaaatgttataatttaatattaaggaATTTAATCTTTAGCAAGTCAATGTGTTTTTCATTCTGTTTGTATTAGTGTtatgaaattattacattttacaactaAGTATGCAGTGATGGCCAAGATTATTAGAACACTTACTAAGCATATTTAAGAGGGTTTTGTTGAATTGGCCATTACAATACCCATAAACAAACTACCTGGGACAGAAGGCTTCTGCTGGAACATTGAAAATGATGGACTGGCCCCCTCAAGGAGGCTTTACTCCACTCTTTGGCTCTCAGGAAATATATTGACACTATGCCAGAGAGATGTGCTGCTGTAATTGCTGCAAAATGTGGACAAaccaaatattaaagttaaaagtggATAAAAACAGTATGACTCACTTAATCTTATATCTGTGCTCAGAGCATCCATCTGAATGCTTCATgaacattatgaaattaaatcatgtttttgaGGCAATAAAAactctgaacatttttttttttcagatctgtcAGGTGCTCTAATAATTTTGGCACAACTACATATATGTATTTGGGGCACtgccatatttttttatatatatatatatatatatatatatatatatatatatataaataaataactcagcAACTgtctaaacttttatttttgacaaaaaatagtaGACAAATGGAAATTTCTGGTAAAATTTGCAGCAACATGTTCATCAATTATATTAACATTGTCAAACATGGTTCAAGTTCAAATTGAAATGCAGATAATTTTTTAACTGTTTGAcagtttttcataaaaatgatCATATTGCTTTTACAAAGAAACGAGTGCTTGAAAACAGGCTTGTATACCAGAATTCTCCCTTTATGCATTGACAGTTGAACCCAGACCTGTCTCTCCCTCAGTAGCAGCCATGTCaaggaagaagaaaagaaagatggGAACTTATAGTCTTGTGCccaagaagaaaaataaagtcTTAAAACAACGcacagttctggagatgtttcAGCGTATGTCCCAGTCTCCACCCAACCCTCAGGTGAAAGATCGGACCTCCAGATTTGAACCTAAAGAGTGAAAAACCGGCTTTTATATTGTGTTGTGAAAATAATCTTTGAGTAGTTCAGTCTTTACCCCATAAGGAAccttatctaaatatttttggatTGGTAATTGGTTAACCTTTTCTGTACTTTGTAAGCCAAGGCATGTGGAGGTAGACATCTAATGCCACCCTTTTTATTCCTTGGTTTCACAGTTGTCAAAGGAATCAGTTCATGTGAATGGTGAGAATGAGTCTGATGAAGAAGAGTCAGAGGAAGGAGAAGACACAGACGAGGATCAGGAGCTGGTCAGAGAGGGTGGAGCCAAAGCCTCTCTGGAGGGACCCAAGTTAGCTTCAGTTTCTCAGGTGGGAATTGAGCAATACAACTCATGAGCCAATGGAAAATGGTCTCATCCATTACTTTCTTCCATCTTGTCAGTTATTtccttgattaatttttttttttggccaaacgGCTTGTTCACTGAATCTGTGAACAAGTAAAGTAACGCCTACAACACATTACATTCCcctgtttatttgttaatttttcattcaaaagCCTCTTGAAGAAGAACATGAGTCTGAGGAGTCACCGGAGGGCGAAGGTGAAGAGGAAGGGGATGAATCAGACTTGGTGAGTCCCCAAGCATTCTCTAATACCGAGTATCAATAAATACAGTATAATCAAGGGACATCTAGATAAAATGCTTGGAGACTAGTGAGTTTCACAGATTTGATTTGAGGTTTCTGAGATAATGCTTTGTTTCAGTCTGTGGACTGTAAGTTACTTCTGTTTCTCCTCAGAGTTCAGAGTCCAGTttgaaaaagaaatggaaaaagaaaGTCAAGGGGGACCACGCCTGGCTCCGACCATCAAGGAAACGCAAGAGGAAATCGAAAGCGAAAACTCTTTCAGGTACGGTAAATGTTAAAATCCATGCTTTCCTCAAATATCTGCTGAATCCCAACAACTTGGCTGTTAatgattttcatttacaaatctCTTTATGTCTGTTCAATCATAACCCCAGGAATGGAGTCCCAGTCTCAATCTGAGAGCCAGGGATCACTATCAGCCCCTTCTGACAACAGGACAGAGTATAAAGAAGTCCCACTCGACTCCCTCAACCTAGCGGCACAGGAAGCCTTACTGTCATCTAAGAGTACAGGTGAAATTCAATCCTTTGGCCATATTGGttagataataatgataataataataataataataataataataattattattattataagaatatTTTGCTATTTAACTTTGGAAAGCATTGAATGATGCAATGGTTTGCTTTTTGACTGTATGAGGAAATGCAAAGGGAAGTTTGTTTCTTGttaaatgctatatataattGTTGTCTTTTCAAGCTGCAATTTAAGTTCTTTAAACCAAGAGTTTTTGCTAGTTAAAAATGGCTACTTTATCTGCTTACAAATCAAATTTGTGGCAGACTGTTCCATTTGATTGGTTTCGAGCTCAGCATCTTGAAAGACGCATTTGTGTAAAGTTCAGAGCTTGATTACTGCAGGGCCTTTGTGGTGGCCTCCATCTTGGATAAAATGAGTCATCGAGACTCAGCTGATATTGTGCCCCCTGGTGGTCATGTGTCTATCGAAGAGAAATCCTGAAGCAGTTTGTGCTATCTGTGCAATGTTTGTCATCCATGTACATCTCATTATGAAGTAACATCGATTTCCCGCCATTGGTTTCCAAAATGATGGTCTTTCAGCTCTTTCTTGATTATTAGAGTCTTACAGATGGTGTTTCTCAGCTGTTTCAGGGTCAGTGAAGAGCACAGACGCCGACATGGTGCAGGAACTGCCCCTTTGCAGCTGTCGAATGGAGATGCCCAAGAGCCGAGAGATTCTGACGCTTGCGGACAGGAAGTGTATGGCGACTGAGAGCATTGACGGTCAGGTGAGATGGTTACCATTGTGAATATGTAGAACAATCATGGTGACAGTGATAGCATTTTCAGGAACACTTTATCTTGCTATGTACCATGGTTACTCAACTCTGGCCAATCTCGAGGTCCTCACTTTCTGATCACGCTAACCTGCCTCTCTGGTAATCCTGAAGATTTGCATTAGTTTGGtcaagtgtgtttgattgtgGCTTGAGCTAAACTCTTCAGAAAACTGGACCTTGAGGGCCAGAGTTAAGAACGCCTACTATTTACCATCTGAATATAGGTCCCAatttttggaatgaaatgaggtgAATAATTCGATTCAGTACAGAAGTTCCTAGCATTCATCTTACCGCTGAATACTTGGCATCTTCTTTTTCTGTAATGTCTTGGTTGATGCTacgatacacttttttttaaactctttttaaaagtcgAGGTTCTGAACTCTATTCTAATTGGTTCCCTGTTGTTCTGGGGGTAGCTGAGCCGTTGTCAGAGTGCAGTGCTGAAGCACGAGATGATGAGGCCTTCAAACTCTGTCCAACTGCTGGTTCTGTGTGAGGACCATCGCACGGGCATGGTCAAACATCAGTGCTGCCCAGGCTGTGGCTTCTTTTGCAGAGCCGTGAGTCTTTGGCTTTACCCATGCGAATATTTTTAGGTCTTTGATTGGGTTTAAGCATGACGAGCCAATGGCCAAGAAATTcttgactgagtgcatgtgtctGAAAAGCTTCAGAGTTTTTACTTCAGCCACATTGGAGCAAAACACTCAAAGGTACTTCATGTGGCCCTCGTGTAGGGTGTCTTCATGGAGTGTCAGCCAGAGGTGAACATCTCCCACCGGTTTCATCGAGCCTGTGCCTCGGTGCTCAACGGTCAGAGCTTTTGTCCACACTGCGGAGAGGAGGTCAGCAAGGCGAAAGAGGTCACCATTGCCAAGGCTGATACAACGTCTACCGTCCCTCTCATCCATGGCCCCTGCACGCCCAGCACCTCAGAGGGTAAAGCGGACACCACCACTGGAGGGTATGTGCAAGCTGTTTCATTTATGTACCTAGGTAGGACATTCTGTATATATGCTTttatgattttttgttgtttttttctcaaatttttggattttaattgttttgttggtCATTAAAGGTCCACTCGGCTCTCTGTTCTTGGAGAGGGCAAAGCAGATAGCACCTTATCCAGACCTACACAGTCACAGGACACATCTGTGTCCCCTTTGGGCTCGAAAACCGGGCCTGTTGGAGCTGGATTTGGAACCGTACTTCAACCGGGACCAACTAAAGAAACTCTAGAAAGTGTCCTGCTGGCTCTAGATGCAGAGAAGTAAGAAAACCAATTATGGCCTCTGATTTAGCAATATTATTCATACAACATGGGGTTCAATCATTATGAACACTTTATGAACATTATCATCTCTTCATTTCTTCTCCAAGACCCAAAAAGCTTCGATTTCACCCAAAACAGCTGTATATTTCTGCTAAACAAGGAGAGCTGCAGAAGGTCCTACTGATGCTGGGTAAGAGAGAGGGATAACATTGTTGTATTATTCATGGTAGTCTGCTCTGTGCTGGAAACTTCTCATTTCTTTCTCATTCTCAGTGGATGGGATAGACCCTAACTTTCAAATGGAGAGCCAAAACAAACGCACACCACTCCATGTAGCAGCTGAAGCGGGTCATCAGGAAGTCTGCCATATGCTGGTGCAGGTGAGGGCAAATGCTAGTGAACGAGTATTAACTTCACCACTTTTATCAAAACTTATCACCCTGTAttaatttttcttctttaaagcACAACAGATAAGTCTGTCATAGTTCTCAGATCTCAATTGCATATACAATTTTTACTTATTAAGATGTGTCATGCCTAGTTTAACCTCAGTGATTTTGTTGTCATTAAAATCAATGATCTTATTCCTCAGGCTGGTGCAAACCTTGACATGTGTGATGAGGACCAGCGGACGCCCCTGATGGAGGCCTGTGAGAACGATAATCTTGACACAGTGCGCTATCTTCTGAGGGCTGGAGCCATCGTCTCTAACAAGGTCAGCTGCCACGAGCAAGAGGGTTGATAAGCAAGTCTGTTTAGTACAACACTCAATAATCAATTGTTTTTAGATGAACATTCGCTCTGTTTGAGGACTGATCACATCCTTTGTTTTTTTAGGATGTTGAGGGTTCAACATGTCTCCATCTTGCTGCTAAGACTGGGCATTTCAGCATTGTACAACATTTGCTGTCTACAGGAATTGTAGATATTAACTGCCAGGTTTCCACCTTCTGTGTTTTTGGGGATTTCCATTATTTGAGTCGTTAGACTCTGCCAAACATAGTTCAGGAATTTCACAAAACAACCTCATCAATAGTCCTCCATTCCACTGATAACTACTCTTACTGATTTTTGTAATGAGTTTCATAAATGTTACAAGGCATGTTAAGGATGCACTACcaattttttaatttgtgtaggtttttaattttttttatttacagtaatataATACCTTATTGCATTTTTCTTTGGCTTTTAATAACTACAACAAAAtaacttttcacttttttatttaaaagtttttgtcagttttatctacaattgttgttgttattattattattattattatttaatgattcaAGGTATATACCTGTAGTTCTCAACGCAAGGGtctgaaaatgtcaaaaattaaccaggttgcatatgttttttttttaatggtttctaGACCTGCAAAAGCcatgcaaattaataaaatcttaaaacacCATCAGCATTTTTATGATGCATATACATTGTTCAAGTTATTCCAAACTgcactattataatatttaattgcatataaattGTGAGTAAATGGTATTAATGGTGCTTTCAGTATTGTTGTGGACAATAGGAGCCATTGGAGTCAAAAAGATTGACATGTAGTTGTATTTCTTGTTCCAGGATGATGGAGGTTGGACAGCCATGATTTGGGCCACGGAGTACAAACATGTGGACCAAGTAAAACTCTTGCTCTCAAAAGGGGCTGATATCAACATACGAGACAAGGTCTGCGTGCTGTGTTTTGTACTCTGGAAACTGCAGTTTAATATATCAGAATTACATCATGACTTAGACGGTTGAAAATGCAGTGTAATTGATCTGTTGCAATCATCAACTTTGATTGTAGGAGGGAAATATCTGTCTGCACTGGGCGGCATTCTCTGGGTGTTTGGAGATAGCTGAGATCCTCCTGGATGCAAAGTGTGATCTCAACGTCATCAACATCCACGGAGACTCACCTTTGCACATAGCATCACGGGAGAGCCGGCTGGAATGTGTGAAGTGAGTAAACCTCCACTTGGTTTTATTGATCCAGACTGATTGATTGGGAAACTTCCTTTCAGTCTTACAGGTCTGTAGTGAGCTAGGCTTATTTACATCCTCCTAAAAGATAACTGTACTGCAGGATTACACGCATATCCGATGTACTGCAGTCTAATCAGGTGCTTGTGTAGATCCTAATCAGCttaaagctgcattttttttattggagACTGGATCAATGTCATGTAGATTCATTGGAGCTGAACGCTAGCTATAAAGGCTTGCGCTCATCATTTCCTGGACAAATTTTATTATGGATCCGTTGGCAGGCAGTTACAGTGATGGGTTGGAGTCTTGAATGTAGTATTGCAACAGGAGAAGAtagattacaaatatatttttcatcctaaattggtttgtttcaggtCCACCTCCGAATCCAAACAAAACCTTTAAATTGAGGATGATTTTGTTTaagacaaaaacttttttttgttttggaaaaTGGTATAGTTCAcaggttgttgttgttcttgttttagTAGTTATTGTAGTAGGGGTGGGCGCAGTAAATGGTCAAATTAGGTCAAATTATAATTTGGCAGTttttttactcatcctcaaggcatcatatgtgtatatgacttttatcgttcagacgaatccaatctgagttataaataaaaataaaaaaaatcctggctATTCCAAGTGTTATTATTGCAGTGGGTAGGTGTTTGTCTTTAATGGTCTAAAACATGGTAATAcgtgcatccataataaaatgtgcctcacacagctccggggcATGAATAACGGCCTCTTGTAGCAattccatgcgtttttgtaagaaaaatatccatatttcaaacataataaaaacgTTTCTCTTACTTCTGTTGACTGTTGTACGTGGAAGCTGTTCCGGCAGATGATGTAGGATGAATACATCGCGCACACACCTCTGAGATATGCTAGTCTCATGATTTCGTTTACAGAAGCAAAAGATTGCATTCGtctgaaaaaagtaatttatatatataactaggatggcttgagggtgaataaaacacaggctcattttcatttttgggtgaactaaccctcttAAGTGAAAGcgaacagctgagaaagaaaacgtGTAACAGTATTAGActgctcttaaagtgacagcagtctaatatttcTGTCAtccatgttaatcaaacaacaaaagatataaaatctttcagtac is a genomic window containing:
- the LOC113038793 gene encoding histone-lysine N-methyltransferase EHMT1-like isoform X7 codes for the protein MNEDHCLRQLSSSANGNSGKRETMKSEGTKESRSDPEEGGDEDHSNGEVNPLKEANELNGTYENTDTKRTEQSLSAGSPARSSTAENGLSETEPPHGSTVGSNGYILSKQQEDTVSAPHRTNWSPVWGSTLGHGTKSSPTSASTLRPPDQCSSNSAASPGPSPIERQADTETKNGIVSNTPPPTIHRARKTMSRPASNQTLKLLNRENKEPVVVKDDSLGKPETVQPQSSPIQNQLPQSQTDATSVLNTTPAKPQTVEPRPVSPSVAAMSRKKKRKMGTYSLVPKKKNKVLKQRTVLEMFQRMSQSPPNPQLSKESVHVNGENESDEEESEEGEDTDEDQELVREGGAKASLEGPKLASVSQPLEEEHESEESPEGEGEEEGDESDLSSESSLKKKWKKKVKGDHAWLRPSRKRKRKSKAKTLSGMESQSQSESQGSLSAPSDNRTEYKEVPLDSLNLAAQEALLSSKSTAVSGSVKSTDADMVQELPLCSCRMEMPKSREILTLADRKCMATESIDGQLSRCQSAVLKHEMMRPSNSVQLLVLCEDHRTGMVKHQCCPGCGFFCRAGVFMECQPEVNISHRFHRACASVLNGQSFCPHCGEEVSKAKEVTIAKADTTSTVPLIHGPCTPSTSEGKADTTTGGSTRLSVLGEGKADSTLSRPTQSQDTSVSPLGSKTGPVGAGFGTVLQPGPTKETLESVLLALDAEKPKKLRFHPKQLYISAKQGELQKVLLMLVDGIDPNFQMESQNKRTPLHVAAEAGHQEVCHMLVQAGANLDMCDEDQRTPLMEACENDNLDTVRYLLRAGAIVSNKDVEGSTCLHLAAKTGHFSIVQHLLSTGIVDINCQDDGGWTAMIWATEYKHVDQVKLLLSKGADINIRDKEGNICLHWAAFSGCLEIAEILLDAKCDLNVINIHGDSPLHIASRESRLECVNLFLSRGADINFENKEGETPMDCCSQNSKVWNALQASKKQREANSNQTGTVEKLLSRDIARGYEKVPIPCVNAVDSEPCPDNYKYVPDSCVTSPMNIDKNITHLQYCVCKDDCSSASCMCGQLSLRCWYDKESRLLPEFCNEEPPLIFECNHACSCCRTCKNRVVQNGLRIRLQLFRTQMMGWGVKTLQDIPQGTFVCEYVGEIISDAEADVRENDSYLFSLDSKMGDMYCVDARFYGNISRFINHHCEPNLFPCRVFTSHQDLRFPHIAFFACKNISAGDELGFDYGDHFWDVKGKLFSCQCGSSKCKHSAATIAQTQADSTPGDQHPSVLPDTSSSTPSSPS
- the LOC113038793 gene encoding histone-lysine N-methyltransferase EHMT1-like isoform X2, producing MSLVSLAGPVVDSFELSSSANGNSGKRETMKSEGTKESRSDPEEGGDEDHSNGEVNPLKEANELNGTYENTDTKRTEQSLSAGSPARSSTAENGLSETEPPHGSTVGSNGYILSKQQEDTVSAPHRTNWSPVWGSTLGHGTKSSPTSASTLRPPDQCSSNSAASPGPSPIERQADTETKNGIVSNTPPPTIHRARKTMSRPASNQTLKLLNRENKEPVVVKDDSLGKPETVQPQSSPIQNQLPQSQTDATSVLNTTPAKPQTVEPRPVSPSVAAMSRKKKRKMGTYSLVPKKKNKVLKQRTVLEMFQRMSQSPPNPQLSKESVHVNGENESDEEESEEGEDTDEDQELVREGGAKASLEGPKLASVSQPLEEEHESEESPEGEGEEEGDESDLSSESSLKKKWKKKVKGDHAWLRPSRKRKRKSKAKTLSGMESQSQSESQGSLSAPSDNRTEYKEVPLDSLNLAAQEALLSSKSTAVSGSVKSTDADMVQELPLCSCRMEMPKSREILTLADRKCMATESIDGQLSRCQSAVLKHEMMRPSNSVQLLVLCEDHRTGMVKHQCCPGCGFFCRAGVFMECQPEVNISHRFHRACASVLNGQSFCPHCGEEVSKAKEVTIAKADTTSTVPLIHGPCTPSTSEGKADTTTGGSTRLSVLGEGKADSTLSRPTQSQDTSVSPLGSKTGPVGAGFGTVLQPGPTKETLESVLLALDAEKPKKLRFHPKQLYISAKQGELQKVLLMLVDGIDPNFQMESQNKRTPLHVAAEAGHQEVCHMLVQAGANLDMCDEDQRTPLMEACENDNLDTVRYLLRAGAIVSNKDVEGSTCLHLAAKTGHFSIVQHLLSTGIVDINCQDDGGWTAMIWATEYKHVDQVKLLLSKGADINIRDKEGNICLHWAAFSGCLEIAEILLDAKCDLNVINIHGDSPLHIASRESRLECVNLFLSRGADINFENKEGETPMDCCSQNSKVWNALQASKKQREANSNQTGTVEKLLSRDIARGYEKVPIPCVNAVDSEPCPDNYKYVPDSCVTSPMNIDKNITHLQYCVCKDDCSSASCMCGQLSLRCWYDKESRLLPEFCNEEPPLIFECNHACSCCRTCKNRVVQNGLRIRLQLFRTQMMGWGVKTLQDIPQGTFVCEYVGEIISDAEADVRENDSYLFSLDSKMGDMYCVDARFYGNISRFINHHCEPNLFPCRVFTSHQDLRFPHIAFFACKNISAGDELGFDYGDHFWDVKGKLFSCQCGSSKCKHSAATIAQTQADSTPGDQHPSVLPDTSSSTPSSPS
- the LOC113038793 gene encoding histone-lysine N-methyltransferase EHMT1-like isoform X6; translation: MKRSLEAVLKLSSSANGNSGKRETMKSEGTKESRSDPEEGGDEDHSNGEVNPLKEANELNGTYENTDTKRTEQSLSAGSPARSSTAENGLSETEPPHGSTVGSNGYILSKQQEDTVSAPHRTNWSPVWGSTLGHGTKSSPTSASTLRPPDQCSSNSAASPGPSPIERQADTETKNGIVSNTPPPTIHRARKTMSRPASNQTLKLLNRENKEPVVVKDDSLGKPETVQPQSSPIQNQLPQSQTDATSVLNTTPAKPQTVEPRPVSPSVAAMSRKKKRKMGTYSLVPKKKNKVLKQRTVLEMFQRMSQSPPNPQLSKESVHVNGENESDEEESEEGEDTDEDQELVREGGAKASLEGPKLASVSQPLEEEHESEESPEGEGEEEGDESDLSSESSLKKKWKKKVKGDHAWLRPSRKRKRKSKAKTLSGMESQSQSESQGSLSAPSDNRTEYKEVPLDSLNLAAQEALLSSKSTAVSGSVKSTDADMVQELPLCSCRMEMPKSREILTLADRKCMATESIDGQLSRCQSAVLKHEMMRPSNSVQLLVLCEDHRTGMVKHQCCPGCGFFCRAGVFMECQPEVNISHRFHRACASVLNGQSFCPHCGEEVSKAKEVTIAKADTTSTVPLIHGPCTPSTSEGKADTTTGGSTRLSVLGEGKADSTLSRPTQSQDTSVSPLGSKTGPVGAGFGTVLQPGPTKETLESVLLALDAEKPKKLRFHPKQLYISAKQGELQKVLLMLVDGIDPNFQMESQNKRTPLHVAAEAGHQEVCHMLVQAGANLDMCDEDQRTPLMEACENDNLDTVRYLLRAGAIVSNKDVEGSTCLHLAAKTGHFSIVQHLLSTGIVDINCQDDGGWTAMIWATEYKHVDQVKLLLSKGADINIRDKEGNICLHWAAFSGCLEIAEILLDAKCDLNVINIHGDSPLHIASRESRLECVNLFLSRGADINFENKEGETPMDCCSQNSKVWNALQASKKQREANSNQTGTVEKLLSRDIARGYEKVPIPCVNAVDSEPCPDNYKYVPDSCVTSPMNIDKNITHLQYCVCKDDCSSASCMCGQLSLRCWYDKESRLLPEFCNEEPPLIFECNHACSCCRTCKNRVVQNGLRIRLQLFRTQMMGWGVKTLQDIPQGTFVCEYVGEIISDAEADVRENDSYLFSLDSKMGDMYCVDARFYGNISRFINHHCEPNLFPCRVFTSHQDLRFPHIAFFACKNISAGDELGFDYGDHFWDVKGKLFSCQCGSSKCKHSAATIAQTQADSTPGDQHPSVLPDTSSSTPSSPS